The Desulfovibrio sp. JC022 genome window below encodes:
- a CDS encoding ABC transporter permease, with the protein MAETKQMHEPEVSAAENIPEKDESLLLQSLKEYFESKTATIGLIIFSIMIIVALASPYISPQNPYDLMTIDIMDSKLEPGEKSMDESITYWLGTDSQGRDMLSAILYGLRISLGVGVVSTVIALVIGSIIGLWASFIGGRTDSFIMRVVDLQLSFPAILVALILLAILGKGVDKIILSLVIVQWAYYARAIRSNVLVERRKEYVEAAKCLALPQNRIMFGHVLPNCTPELIVISTVKVAGAIALEATLSFLGLGMPITQPSLGLLIANGFKYLQSGYYWISFYPGVALLILIVSINLVGDRLRDVLNPRLKK; encoded by the coding sequence ATGGCAGAAACAAAACAGATGCATGAGCCGGAAGTCTCCGCAGCCGAGAATATCCCGGAAAAGGACGAATCCCTGCTCCTGCAATCGCTGAAAGAATATTTTGAAAGCAAGACCGCGACCATCGGGCTGATAATTTTCAGCATCATGATCATCGTCGCTCTGGCTTCCCCGTACATCTCACCGCAGAACCCGTACGATCTGATGACCATCGATATCATGGACTCCAAGCTGGAACCCGGCGAGAAATCCATGGATGAATCCATCACCTACTGGCTGGGAACAGACAGTCAGGGACGCGATATGCTCAGTGCCATCCTTTACGGACTGCGCATCAGTCTCGGCGTAGGTGTGGTCAGTACCGTAATCGCGCTGGTCATCGGCTCCATCATCGGTCTCTGGGCCTCGTTCATCGGAGGACGCACGGACTCGTTCATCATGCGAGTGGTGGATTTACAGCTGAGTTTTCCGGCAATCCTAGTCGCCCTGATACTACTGGCAATACTAGGAAAAGGGGTTGATAAGATCATCCTCTCACTGGTCATTGTGCAGTGGGCCTACTACGCCCGCGCCATCCGCAGTAACGTGCTGGTGGAACGCCGCAAGGAATACGTGGAAGCGGCAAAATGCCTCGCCCTGCCCCAGAACAGAATCATGTTCGGGCACGTGCTGCCTAACTGTACACCGGAGCTAATCGTTATCTCCACCGTTAAAGTAGCAGGGGCCATCGCCCTTGAGGCCACCCTTTCCTTCCTCGGACTGGGTATGCCCATCACCCAGCCCTCGCTGGGCCTGCTCATTGCCAACGGTTTCAAGTACCTGCAATCCGGTTACTACTGGATCAGCTTCTATCCCGGTGTGGCCCTGCTCATCCTCATCGTATCCATCAACCTTGTTGGTGACCGCTTGCGTGACGTTCTGAACCCGAGGTTGAAAAAATGA
- a CDS encoding response regulator yields MSKNKLLLVDDEEGIRRFLGLTLMDLGYEVETAENGETALKLIEKTAPAVILTDIKMPRMDGIELLKAVKSDYPHIEVIMLTGHGDLDLAIESLKSDAADFITKPIDDEVLEISLSRVMEKIQLKDQVREYTENLERLVEEKTQRIIALERQNAACQVVEGLSEALSSAAHEVETGSGLFNELPCLVSIHNRYLEIVAANELLKDRLGEVVGMNSFDIYSDRESAGNACPVQLTFKTGKGQRSKETFIGKEGEEIPVTVYTAPIPNKDGDIELVLDISVDMTELKRLNDELLETQYKFQRLFDEAPCYISVQNPDYTIAEVNRRFKEDFAEPLGATCYSSYKHRDNPCDECPVQRTFKDGETHQTETVVTTRNGEQKNMLVWSAPIRNAYGEIKQVMEMSTDITEIRRLQDHLTSLGFMLGSMSHGVKGMLTALDGGIYRLESGLRKNDQERVTEAAAVLKNVVGRVKKMVLDILYYAKSREIEVESVPAGHFLQDTAALIVPKAVAADVEYEIDIPEEMGDIEIDPSSMSAAIVNFLENGVDACEPKLPGKDYRISINGRDLGDKIELTISDNGAGMDRETKEKIFTLFFSSKGKRGTGIGLFISNQTIEQHGGSITVESEPKQGTTFTIHLPRKAERKKQPPACPCA; encoded by the coding sequence ATGAGTAAAAATAAGTTGCTGCTGGTTGATGATGAGGAAGGTATCCGCCGTTTTCTGGGACTTACCCTCATGGATCTGGGTTATGAAGTGGAGACCGCCGAAAACGGTGAGACCGCATTAAAACTTATCGAAAAAACTGCTCCGGCTGTTATCCTTACTGATATCAAAATGCCGCGCATGGACGGAATAGAACTGCTCAAAGCCGTAAAATCCGATTATCCGCACATTGAAGTGATCATGCTCACCGGACACGGCGACCTTGATCTCGCCATTGAATCCCTCAAATCCGATGCTGCTGATTTCATCACCAAGCCCATTGATGATGAAGTGCTTGAAATTTCCCTGAGCAGGGTCATGGAAAAAATCCAGCTCAAAGATCAGGTCCGCGAGTACACCGAGAACCTTGAGCGTCTGGTGGAAGAGAAGACCCAGCGAATCATTGCACTCGAACGCCAGAACGCTGCCTGTCAGGTTGTGGAAGGATTGAGTGAAGCACTTTCCAGCGCGGCCCACGAGGTTGAGACCGGAAGCGGACTCTTCAACGAACTGCCCTGCCTTGTTTCCATCCACAATCGCTATCTGGAAATTGTCGCTGCCAACGAACTGCTTAAAGACCGCCTAGGTGAAGTGGTCGGCATGAACAGTTTTGATATTTACTCTGACCGTGAATCCGCAGGCAATGCCTGCCCGGTTCAGCTTACTTTCAAAACCGGCAAAGGGCAGCGCAGCAAGGAAACGTTCATCGGCAAAGAGGGCGAAGAAATACCGGTGACTGTTTACACCGCCCCCATTCCCAACAAAGACGGCGACATTGAACTGGTCCTCGACATCTCCGTGGATATGACCGAACTCAAACGCCTCAATGATGAACTGCTTGAAACCCAGTATAAATTTCAACGTCTCTTCGACGAAGCTCCCTGTTATATTTCCGTCCAGAACCCGGACTACACCATTGCCGAGGTCAACCGCCGTTTCAAGGAAGATTTTGCCGAACCTTTAGGTGCCACCTGCTACTCTTCATACAAACATCGCGATAATCCTTGCGATGAATGCCCCGTACAACGCACTTTCAAAGACGGGGAAACCCACCAGACCGAAACTGTGGTCACCACCAGAAACGGTGAGCAGAAAAACATGCTGGTCTGGTCCGCCCCCATCCGCAATGCCTACGGCGAGATCAAACAAGTAATGGAGATGTCCACTGACATTACAGAAATCCGCCGCTTACAGGACCACCTGACCTCGCTGGGATTCATGCTCGGCTCCATGTCTCATGGGGTTAAAGGAATGCTAACCGCTCTTGACGGGGGTATCTACCGCCTTGAGTCCGGCCTGCGTAAAAATGATCAGGAACGGGTAACCGAGGCCGCAGCAGTGCTGAAGAATGTTGTGGGCCGGGTCAAAAAAATGGTGCTGGACATCCTTTACTATGCCAAATCCCGTGAAATAGAAGTAGAATCCGTACCGGCAGGACATTTTTTACAGGACACAGCCGCGCTGATAGTTCCCAAAGCTGTCGCAGCCGATGTGGAGTATGAAATCGACATTCCTGAAGAAATGGGAGATATAGAAATCGACCCCAGCTCCATGTCTGCTGCCATAGTCAATTTTCTTGAAAACGGAGTGGATGCCTGCGAACCGAAACTTCCGGGCAAAGACTACCGGATCAGCATCAACGGGCGCGATCTCGGTGACAAAATAGAATTGACCATCAGCGACAACGGTGCCGGAATGGACCGGGAGACAAAGGAAAAAATATTTACCCTCTTTTTCTCCTCAAAAGGAAAACGGGGAACAGGAATAGGTCTCTTCATTTCCAACCAGACCATAGAACAGCACGGCGGCAGCATTACAGTTGAATCCGAACCAAAACAAGGCACAACCTTCACTATCCATTTGCCACGCAAAGCCGAGCGCAAGAAACAACCTCCGGCCTGCCCCTGTGCATAG
- a CDS encoding ABC transporter permease has product MLAFLIRRISQSIVVLLVMSVLVFGGVFCIGNPVDILIAPDATPAERDRAIKELGLDKPLPEQYMRFLKDAVQGDLGNSFVYNEPALKLIMQRMPATMELAVTAMLMAVFFGIPLGMIAGIKSDTLLGRSIMRFSILGFSLPTFWVGLMFIIIFSVYLGWLPSGGRGETVELLGVPVSFLSWDGIRHLILPAMNLALFKTSLAIRLSRAGVQENIQMDYVKFARAKGLTNTRIIGLHVMKNIMIPVVTVLGMEFGGLIAFAVVTETIFSWPGMGKLVIDSIGVLDRPVIVAYLLITVTMFIIINLIVDIIYSILDPRVRLGDQN; this is encoded by the coding sequence ATGCTCGCATTTTTGATAAGAAGAATTTCACAATCCATCGTCGTTCTGCTGGTCATGTCCGTACTGGTTTTCGGCGGTGTATTCTGTATCGGGAACCCGGTGGATATCCTCATCGCTCCCGACGCCACCCCGGCGGAAAGGGACCGCGCCATCAAAGAACTTGGTCTGGACAAGCCCCTGCCTGAACAATACATGCGCTTCCTCAAAGACGCCGTGCAGGGTGATCTGGGTAACTCCTTTGTATACAACGAGCCAGCCCTCAAACTGATCATGCAGCGCATGCCCGCAACCATGGAACTGGCTGTAACCGCCATGCTCATGGCCGTATTTTTCGGAATCCCGCTAGGGATGATCGCCGGGATAAAATCCGACACCCTGCTCGGGCGAAGTATCATGCGTTTCTCCATACTGGGCTTCAGTCTACCTACATTCTGGGTCGGGCTGATGTTCATCATCATTTTCTCGGTTTATCTGGGCTGGCTGCCCTCGGGAGGACGTGGGGAAACAGTGGAGCTGCTGGGAGTTCCGGTAAGTTTCCTTTCATGGGACGGAATACGCCATCTGATTCTCCCGGCCATGAACCTCGCCCTGTTCAAGACCTCGCTGGCCATCCGGCTCAGCCGGGCCGGGGTGCAGGAAAACATCCAGATGGATTACGTTAAGTTCGCCCGCGCCAAGGGACTGACCAATACCCGCATTATCGGGTTGCATGTCATGAAGAACATCATGATCCCGGTCGTAACCGTTCTCGGTATGGAATTCGGCGGACTGATCGCTTTTGCGGTTGTCACCGAGACTATTTTCTCATGGCCCGGCATGGGTAAGCTGGTCATCGACTCCATCGGAGTTCTAGACCGTCCGGTTATCGTGGCTTACCTGCTCATTACCGTGACCATGTTTATCATCATCAACCTCATCGTTGATATCATCTACTCCATTCTGGACCCCCGAGTCCGCTTGGGCGACCAGAATTAG
- a CDS encoding ABC transporter ATP-binding protein, with amino-acid sequence MSESILSIQNLKTYFYTRAGIAKAVDDISLDIGKGEIVGIVGESGSGKSVTGFSIMGLVDPPGEIAGGSIKYKGQEIIGQSEEEWRKFRGAKVSMIFQDPMMTLNPVLRIDTQMMEAITAHEKVSKDEALRRSIEALAMVGIPSPEERIKAYPHQFSGGMRQRVAIAIGLLNKPDLIIADEPTTALDVTIQSQILSEMQALCRKTGMALIWITHDLTVVAGLAHKVAVMYAGRVIEQGNVEEILDHPMHPYTHGLIGSVPSRNKRGEPLFQIPGMTPSLVNIPEGCSFRMRCPYADDQCMVAPERADMGNGRIVRCHHPL; translated from the coding sequence ATGAGTGAAAGCATTCTCAGCATACAAAATCTTAAGACCTACTTTTACACCCGTGCCGGGATCGCCAAGGCCGTTGATGACATCAGTCTCGACATCGGCAAAGGCGAGATCGTCGGTATTGTGGGTGAATCCGGTTCCGGTAAGTCCGTAACAGGTTTCTCAATCATGGGTCTTGTGGACCCTCCGGGCGAAATCGCAGGCGGTTCCATCAAATACAAGGGACAGGAAATCATCGGCCAGTCCGAAGAGGAATGGCGTAAGTTCAGGGGCGCAAAGGTCTCCATGATCTTTCAGGACCCCATGATGACCCTAAACCCGGTCCTACGCATCGACACCCAGATGATGGAAGCCATCACCGCCCATGAAAAAGTCTCCAAGGATGAGGCCCTGCGCCGCTCCATCGAGGCCCTTGCCATGGTCGGTATTCCCTCTCCCGAGGAGCGCATCAAGGCTTACCCGCACCAGTTTTCCGGCGGTATGCGCCAGCGCGTTGCCATTGCCATCGGGCTGCTCAACAAGCCGGACCTGATCATTGCCGACGAACCGACCACCGCGCTGGACGTGACCATTCAGAGTCAGATCCTTTCCGAAATGCAGGCCCTCTGCCGCAAGACCGGAATGGCCCTGATCTGGATCACCCACGACCTCACCGTAGTAGCTGGTCTGGCTCACAAGGTTGCGGTAATGTACGCCGGACGTGTAATTGAGCAGGGCAATGTCGAAGAAATCCTCGATCATCCCATGCATCCGTACACCCACGGCTTGATCGGATCAGTACCCAGCCGCAACAAGCGCGGCGAACCGCTGTTCCAGATTCCGGGCATGACCCCGTCGCTGGTCAACATCCCCGAAGGCTGTTCCTTCAGGATGCGCTGCCCCTACGCTGACGATCAGTGCATGGTCGCGCCGGAGCGGGCTGACATGGGGAATGGAAGAATCGTACGCTGCCATCATCCTTTATAG
- a CDS encoding Rrf2 family transcriptional regulator, with protein MKLTTRSRYGARLLLDIALHSEHGPVPSKDSARREDISLKYLEKILKILKEAGYIKGKRGPNGGNVLTMTPEEISLGKLTEALEGEDKILDCEGDVTTCPRAAVCLRRSIWDDANQAMYKMLDSYTLADLIKDARLCPMDRPE; from the coding sequence ATGAAACTTACCACCCGTTCAAGATACGGAGCACGACTGCTGCTCGACATAGCCCTGCATTCAGAACACGGCCCGGTCCCTAGTAAAGACTCAGCCCGCAGGGAAGATATTTCCCTAAAATATCTGGAAAAAATACTCAAAATACTCAAAGAAGCAGGGTACATTAAAGGGAAACGCGGTCCCAATGGCGGCAACGTGCTGACCATGACCCCCGAAGAAATTTCTCTGGGCAAACTAACCGAAGCTCTGGAAGGCGAAGACAAAATCCTTGATTGCGAAGGCGATGTGACCACCTGCCCCCGTGCTGCGGTCTGTCTGCGTCGCTCCATCTGGGATGATGCCAATCAGGCCATGTACAAAATGCTCGATTCTTACACTCTTGCCGACCTGATCAAAGACGCCCGCCTATGTCCCATGGATAGGCCGGAATAG
- a CDS encoding AAA family ATPase, with product MFLRVVLSGSECTGKSSLAARLAEHYKVEFVPEYLREYFEMKNGHLTVDDVIPIARGQLRLESGAAAKGYNPLICDTDIISSIVYAKHYFNECPGWLDNKLKELGPSFYLLCDIDIQWQADGQRDMPQQREYMQGLFVKELNNRNIPYHIINGSLPQRTVESIRLIDEALAASAK from the coding sequence ATGTTTCTCCGTGTAGTACTCAGCGGGTCTGAGTGCACCGGTAAAAGCTCTCTCGCCGCCAGACTGGCAGAACATTACAAAGTGGAATTCGTACCCGAATACCTGCGTGAATATTTTGAAATGAAAAACGGTCATCTGACCGTGGATGATGTAATCCCCATTGCCCGAGGACAACTGCGTTTAGAATCTGGAGCGGCGGCAAAAGGATACAACCCGCTAATCTGCGATACGGACATCATTTCATCCATTGTCTATGCCAAACATTATTTTAACGAATGTCCCGGATGGCTTGATAATAAGCTGAAAGAACTTGGGCCGAGCTTCTACCTGCTCTGCGACATTGATATCCAGTGGCAGGCAGACGGACAGCGGGACATGCCCCAACAACGCGAATACATGCAGGGCCTATTCGTAAAAGAGTTGAACAACCGCAACATTCCCTATCACATCATAAACGGTTCGCTGCCTCAAAGAACAGTAGAATCGATACGGCTGATTGATGAAGCCCTTGCTGCATCAGCAAAATAA
- the pnuC gene encoding nicotinamide riboside transporter PnuC gives MEIINFVINFITAMSLGEQLSIATGLIYIFLSVRQNPLCWPFGIVSVGIWMFIVFQGKLYSDAFLQFVYVVLGFYGWYQWLRGGKDSTPLKVQRVDRKLAIRLGAIGLIAFIPTGYLMENYLEASFPWWDALTTILSLIAQYLLAKKYMENWLLWITADIMYIGIYYAKGWVGYSGLMGVYTAMAVLGFISWLKSYRADRERECFSV, from the coding sequence ATGGAAATCATAAACTTCGTCATCAATTTCATCACCGCCATGAGCCTCGGCGAACAGCTCTCTATTGCTACCGGGCTTATATACATTTTTTTGAGTGTGCGTCAGAATCCGCTTTGCTGGCCTTTCGGCATTGTAAGTGTAGGGATCTGGATGTTCATTGTCTTTCAGGGCAAACTTTATTCTGACGCTTTCCTGCAATTCGTCTATGTCGTGCTCGGCTTTTACGGCTGGTACCAATGGCTGCGCGGCGGCAAAGACAGCACCCCGCTTAAAGTCCAGCGCGTAGACCGCAAACTGGCCATTCGACTTGGTGCTATCGGCCTTATCGCCTTTATCCCCACCGGCTACCTCATGGAAAATTATCTTGAGGCTTCCTTTCCGTGGTGGGACGCCCTGACCACTATTCTCTCCCTTATCGCCCAGTATCTGCTGGCCAAAAAATATATGGAAAACTGGCTGCTCTGGATTACCGCCGATATCATGTATATTGGAATTTACTATGCTAAAGGCTGGGTCGGCTACAGCGGACTCATGGGTGTTTACACCGCCATGGCTGTACTCGGATTCATAAGCTGGCTGAAATCCTACCGCGCCGACCGGGAGCGTGAATGTTTCTCCGTGTAG
- a CDS encoding ABC transporter substrate-binding protein, producing MRQKLLIVLAIVACFAFGATMAHAEKLTLGLKGEPTSLDPHFHNVSANNMQSLYVFDKLVRQDNRQKLEPGLALSWKPVSDKVWEFKLREGVKFHDGSPFTAEDVKFTIERIPNVPNSPSSFTGFVSNIQKIDIVDPTTIRFTTEAPAPLLPRQMAAFPIISKKNAEGAATEDFNSGKACIGTGPYMLVKWDRGDKITYKRNDNYWGEKMPWEKIIVRPITNDGTRVAALKSGDVDMINFVPPADVDGLADNKKLTLSESPSTRLIYLHLDTDRDDSPTVSGNNGEKIKNPLKDFRVRKAISKAINRRAIAGRIMDGLAVPASQMVPDGYEGTSTRLKPEAYDPKGAKALLAAAGYPEGFKLVIHGPNDRYVNDADIAQAIAQMLTKIGIKTEVNTMPKSVYFGRASKLEFSFMLVGWATDTGEQSNCIGALLHTYDKEKGFGSSNRGRYSNPDLDATLEKALVTVDPAKHNELIIKATEMGIGDLGIVPIHYQVNVWGSKKGLAYNGRTDGYTLPRDIKVTK from the coding sequence ATGCGCCAAAAACTATTGATTGTTCTTGCTATTGTGGCTTGCTTTGCCTTCGGAGCAACCATGGCCCATGCAGAAAAACTGACCCTCGGCCTGAAAGGTGAACCCACCTCTCTCGACCCTCATTTCCATAACGTATCAGCCAACAACATGCAGTCCCTGTATGTTTTTGATAAACTGGTCCGTCAGGATAACAGACAGAAACTCGAGCCCGGCCTGGCTCTTTCCTGGAAGCCTGTTTCCGACAAAGTATGGGAATTCAAACTCCGTGAAGGCGTAAAATTTCACGATGGTTCCCCGTTCACTGCTGAAGACGTAAAATTCACCATTGAACGCATCCCCAATGTACCCAACAGTCCTTCTTCTTTCACCGGATTTGTTTCCAACATTCAGAAGATCGACATTGTTGACCCCACTACCATCCGCTTCACCACTGAAGCACCTGCTCCGCTTCTTCCCCGTCAGATGGCGGCTTTCCCCATCATCTCCAAGAAGAACGCAGAAGGTGCCGCAACTGAAGATTTCAACTCCGGCAAAGCCTGTATCGGTACCGGCCCCTACATGCTCGTCAAGTGGGACCGTGGTGACAAAATCACCTACAAGCGCAACGATAACTACTGGGGCGAAAAAATGCCTTGGGAAAAAATCATCGTTCGCCCCATCACCAACGACGGTACCCGTGTTGCTGCACTTAAATCCGGCGATGTGGACATGATCAACTTCGTGCCCCCGGCAGATGTTGACGGTCTGGCTGATAACAAAAAGCTGACCCTTTCCGAATCTCCCTCCACCCGTCTGATCTACCTGCACCTTGATACCGACCGTGATGATTCTCCCACTGTTTCCGGTAACAACGGCGAAAAAATAAAGAACCCCCTGAAAGACTTCCGTGTGCGTAAAGCCATCTCCAAAGCTATCAATCGCCGCGCCATCGCCGGCCGCATCATGGACGGCCTTGCAGTACCCGCAAGCCAGATGGTTCCCGACGGATACGAAGGCACCAGCACCCGCCTCAAGCCTGAAGCGTATGATCCCAAAGGAGCTAAAGCTCTGCTTGCTGCCGCCGGATACCCCGAAGGTTTCAAACTGGTCATCCACGGCCCCAACGACCGTTACGTGAACGATGCAGACATCGCTCAGGCCATCGCCCAGATGCTGACCAAGATCGGTATCAAAACTGAAGTTAACACCATGCCTAAGAGTGTATACTTCGGTCGCGCTTCCAAACTTGAGTTCAGCTTCATGCTCGTAGGCTGGGCAACTGACACCGGTGAACAGTCCAACTGCATCGGCGCGCTGCTGCATACCTATGATAAAGAAAAGGGCTTCGGTTCTTCCAACCGTGGTCGCTACTCCAACCCCGATCTTGACGCTACCCTTGAAAAGGCTCTGGTCACCGTTGATCCTGCAAAGCACAACGAGCTGATCATCAAGGCCACTGAAATGGGTATCGGCGATCTCGGCATCGTTCCCATCCACTATCAGGTGAACGTATGGGGTTCCAAGAAGGGTCTTGCGTACAACGGCCGCACCGACGGTTACACTCTGCCCAGAGATATCAAAGTCACTAAATAA
- a CDS encoding PAS domain S-box protein, protein MFNKYRHTLIMKMILSGGITLLLSVILWTSFNVVFFKKNVTGNIQSDIAMLSDTVLLSLHHAMMLDSKEFIQNDINNISRQGEIKSIRVINKKGRIIYSNDPDEINNVIDIESPPCWNCHRHDTPPATMSLEQRSRFKTMNGKEFMGIMTPIPNSKGCAPGPCHVHSVDEKLLGLLDLEISTEKKNSMLATFEKANFGIAMVVFIATFGALFVFAYNFIFKPIRKLIKATRELGSAQDFIEIQLAQTDEIGTLADAFNMMGRQVQEKHRALLEQKEEYRDLFDNVPCLVSVVDLNFKVIRHNKAYEKHFGKPRGRQCYQINKDRDSKCEECPVERTFFDLTPHMSEESGLSKDGNPIHWIVYTSPIKDREGKIVAAMEMMLDITRRKELEESLAASEQRYHAIFDSIPEAVFVLNADDLTILNCNDPVEEIYGYSRDMIQGSSFLRLFRDEEHTDYDHLLKAKQEIGPCSQLTRSGKTIYALLRISPAEFDGNRTLIVTCSDVTQKLEAEQQLIQASKMSTLGEMASGVAHELNQPLAILKTISNLLMRKVSRDQQIEPKILREMAEGVDTHVNRASKIIEHMREFGRKSDMKTMPVQMNDVLRRGFDFFSRQLTLRNIHVEWNLNSHLPIIMADSNRLEQVVINLLINARDAIEERWKDAVPLADNKKIYISTHFTDEHISVEICDTGPGIPDPIQARLFEPFFTTKDVGKGTGLGLSISYGIIKDYNGTISASTKQDLGACFTITFPLGDIES, encoded by the coding sequence GTGTTCAATAAATACCGCCACACCCTGATCATGAAAATGATCCTTTCCGGAGGAATCACCCTGCTTTTAAGCGTGATCCTCTGGACAAGCTTCAATGTGGTTTTCTTTAAGAAAAATGTCACCGGCAATATCCAATCCGATATTGCCATGCTTTCCGACACGGTACTGCTGAGCCTGCATCACGCCATGATGCTCGACTCCAAAGAGTTCATTCAAAATGACATCAACAACATCAGCAGGCAGGGAGAAATCAAATCCATCCGGGTTATCAACAAAAAAGGACGGATCATATATTCCAATGACCCGGATGAAATCAATAATGTCATAGACATTGAAAGCCCGCCCTGCTGGAACTGCCACCGGCACGATACTCCCCCTGCTACCATGAGCCTTGAACAGCGCAGCCGTTTTAAGACTATGAACGGGAAAGAATTCATGGGGATTATGACGCCTATCCCCAACTCTAAAGGATGCGCCCCCGGTCCCTGTCATGTTCATTCCGTTGACGAAAAACTTCTCGGCCTGCTGGACCTTGAGATTTCCACGGAAAAGAAAAACTCCATGCTGGCTACCTTTGAAAAAGCCAACTTCGGCATCGCCATGGTGGTCTTTATCGCCACCTTCGGGGCATTGTTCGTATTTGCTTACAATTTCATTTTCAAACCAATCAGGAAGTTGATCAAAGCCACGCGTGAGCTTGGTTCGGCACAAGATTTCATAGAAATCCAACTGGCCCAGACCGATGAAATAGGAACCCTCGCTGACGCCTTCAACATGATGGGCAGGCAGGTGCAGGAAAAACACCGCGCCCTGCTGGAACAAAAAGAAGAATACCGAGACCTTTTCGACAATGTCCCCTGTCTCGTAAGCGTGGTGGATCTCAATTTCAAGGTTATCCGCCACAACAAGGCTTACGAAAAACATTTCGGCAAGCCGCGCGGCCGGCAGTGTTACCAGATCAACAAAGACCGGGACAGCAAATGCGAAGAGTGCCCCGTAGAAAGGACTTTTTTCGACCTGACTCCGCACATGAGTGAGGAATCCGGCCTCTCAAAAGACGGAAACCCCATCCACTGGATAGTCTACACCTCCCCCATCAAGGACCGGGAGGGCAAGATTGTAGCTGCCATGGAAATGATGCTCGACATTACCCGGCGTAAAGAACTTGAGGAAAGCCTTGCCGCTTCGGAACAGCGCTACCACGCAATTTTCGACTCTATCCCCGAAGCTGTATTTGTGCTTAATGCCGATGATCTGACCATCCTCAACTGCAACGATCCGGTGGAAGAAATATACGGCTATTCCCGTGATATGATTCAGGGCAGTTCGTTCCTGCGCCTGTTTCGTGATGAGGAGCATACCGACTACGATCATCTGCTTAAAGCTAAGCAGGAAATCGGCCCTTGCTCACAGCTAACCAGATCAGGCAAGACTATCTACGCCTTACTCAGGATTTCCCCGGCGGAATTTGACGGCAACCGGACCCTGATTGTTACTTGCAGTGATGTTACCCAGAAGCTTGAAGCAGAACAGCAACTGATTCAGGCCAGTAAGATGAGCACTCTTGGTGAAATGGCCTCCGGTGTTGCCCACGAACTGAACCAGCCCCTCGCCATCCTCAAGACCATCAGCAACCTGCTTATGCGTAAGGTTTCGCGGGACCAGCAGATTGAGCCCAAAATCCTGCGCGAAATGGCTGAAGGTGTGGACACCCACGTTAACCGGGCCAGCAAGATCATTGAGCACATGCGCGAATTCGGGCGTAAGTCAGACATGAAGACTATGCCCGTGCAGATGAACGATGTCCTGCGTCGCGGCTTTGATTTCTTCAGCAGGCAGTTGACCCTGCGCAACATCCATGTGGAATGGAACCTGAACAGTCACCTTCCGATAATCATGGCTGATTCCAACCGTCTTGAACAGGTAGTTATCAACCTGCTCATCAATGCCCGCGATGCCATAGAAGAACGCTGGAAGGATGCCGTGCCTCTTGCCGACAACAAAAAAATATACATTTCCACTCATTTCACGGATGAGCATATCAGCGTTGAAATTTGCGATACCGGCCCGGGCATACCCGACCCCATTCAAGCCCGCCTTTTTGAACCCTTCTTCACCACCAAGGATGTGGGCAAGGGAACAGGGCTTGGCCTTTCGATATCTTATGGTATAATCAAGGACTACAACGGCACCATCAGCGCATCGACCAAGCAGGATCTAGGTGCCTGCTTCACCATCACTTTTCCGCTCGGAGACATTGAGAGTTGA